In bacterium, a single window of DNA contains:
- a CDS encoding glutamine synthetase family protein, with the protein MPASERAHTQRASPNAVYDRARAAGVRLIRAAYCDSANLIRAKAVPLDGLEGMLKYGVGFTVAQQALPMMGDTPLPASGLSPVGEVWLVPDPDTFTVLPYNQGAAMMLGDFQTAAGDPWAHDPRACLRRAVEAAAAEGFEVQAAFEPEFYLLRRTDAGAPGHEPVDRTNFAMTIAHDGAHEMLRDLADTLNSMGLDVALLYPESGPGQFEVSIRHAPAVAAADRHILLREGVRGVAGRHGLSASFAPSVFPDSAGSGCHLHTSLWRDGQTVMYDERDRLHLSPPAYTWIAGILAHLPALCALVAPSVNSYARLRPNSWAGAFACYGPENREAAIRVITPRRGPASSNVELKTCDGSANPYFALAGVIAAGLDGVKRGLTPGEPIETDPGSLPEAERRRRGIVPLPATLAEAVDALEADSTLQEILGAPLVRSYLAVRRGEWNALRDLGPAEVARRHLFIY; encoded by the coding sequence ATACTGCGACAGCGCCAACCTCATCCGCGCGAAAGCCGTGCCCCTCGATGGACTGGAGGGGATGTTGAAGTACGGCGTCGGCTTCACGGTCGCCCAGCAGGCGCTGCCGATGATGGGCGATACGCCGCTTCCGGCGAGCGGGCTGAGCCCGGTGGGCGAGGTCTGGCTGGTTCCGGACCCCGACACGTTCACCGTCCTGCCGTACAACCAGGGCGCGGCGATGATGCTCGGCGACTTTCAGACGGCCGCGGGCGATCCGTGGGCCCACGATCCTCGCGCGTGCCTGCGGCGCGCCGTCGAGGCGGCCGCGGCCGAAGGCTTCGAGGTGCAGGCCGCGTTCGAGCCGGAGTTCTATCTGCTGCGGCGCACGGACGCCGGCGCCCCCGGGCACGAACCCGTCGATCGCACGAACTTCGCCATGACGATCGCGCACGACGGCGCCCACGAAATGCTGCGGGACCTCGCCGATACGCTCAACTCGATGGGGCTCGACGTCGCGCTCCTCTACCCCGAGTCGGGCCCCGGACAGTTCGAAGTGTCGATCCGCCACGCGCCCGCCGTCGCCGCCGCAGACCGGCACATCCTCCTCCGCGAGGGCGTGCGCGGGGTGGCCGGCCGGCACGGCCTTTCGGCGTCCTTCGCGCCGTCCGTGTTTCCGGACAGCGCCGGCAGCGGCTGCCACCTGCACACGAGTCTCTGGCGCGACGGGCAGACCGTGATGTACGACGAGCGCGACCGCCTCCATCTGTCCCCGCCCGCGTACACATGGATCGCCGGCATCCTCGCGCACCTGCCGGCCTTGTGCGCGCTCGTCGCCCCGAGTGTCAACTCCTACGCGCGGCTGCGGCCCAACTCGTGGGCGGGCGCGTTCGCGTGCTACGGCCCGGAGAACCGTGAGGCGGCGATCCGCGTGATCACGCCGCGGCGCGGCCCCGCTTCGAGCAACGTCGAACTCAAGACCTGCGACGGCAGCGCCAATCCGTATTTCGCGCTCGCCGGCGTGATCGCCGCCGGCCTCGACGGCGTCAAGCGCGGGCTGACGCCCGGGGAGCCGATCGAGACCGACCCGGGATCGCTGCCGGAGGCGGAGCGCCGGCGGCGCGGCATCGTCCCGCTGCCCGCCACGCTTGCCGAGGCGGTCGACGCGCTCGAAGCCGACTCCACGCTCCAGGAGATCCTGGGCGCGCCCCTCGTGCGCTCGTATCTCGCCGTCCGCCGCGGAGAGTGGAACGCCCTGCGCGATCTCGGCCCCGCGGAGGTCGCGAGGCGCCATCTCTTCATCTACTGA
- a CDS encoding amidohydrolase family protein, with translation MTSRDPAPFAGIPLYDHHAHSLRRVQPDTPEAFRAHFTESDSEDVVARHVVWSLFYRRALADLGEFFGCAATEQAVLEARARRPFPGLTREMFADAGIGAILIDPGFRAADHYDLAALRELLPCPAGELLRLEVLAERLIPAADGWHDLRERFAAEVRAAIPRLRGLKTIIAYRTGLDLRTPAGETGGWDAASLAGAFREAHDAAGRGRTRLASKPLLDALLWTALEIAAERGLPVQVHTGFGDRDLDLRLANPLWLRPVFEHPPFRPITFVLLHTYPYVREAAWLTHVYPNVAMDLSLTVPFAAHGAGDMIVEALGLAPASKVLLATDAFSIPDLFWLAGRHAREALDAALTAIRSRGYARGDDGDAIARRLLWENAVAIYGDLRRSPGGPSGRGTRA, from the coding sequence GTGACGTCCCGAGACCCCGCGCCGTTCGCCGGCATCCCGCTGTACGACCATCACGCCCACTCCCTGCGGCGCGTGCAGCCCGACACGCCGGAGGCGTTCCGCGCGCACTTCACCGAGAGCGACTCGGAGGACGTCGTCGCGCGCCACGTCGTCTGGAGCCTCTTCTACCGGCGGGCGCTCGCGGATCTCGGCGAGTTCTTCGGGTGCGCCGCGACGGAGCAGGCCGTCCTCGAGGCGAGGGCGCGCCGGCCGTTTCCCGGCCTCACGCGTGAGATGTTCGCGGACGCCGGCATCGGCGCGATTCTCATCGACCCCGGCTTCCGGGCCGCGGACCACTACGACCTGGCCGCGCTGCGGGAACTGCTGCCGTGCCCGGCCGGCGAGCTGCTCCGTCTCGAGGTGCTGGCGGAGCGGTTGATCCCGGCGGCGGACGGATGGCACGACCTCCGCGAGCGCTTCGCCGCGGAGGTCCGCGCGGCGATTCCGCGTCTGCGCGGCCTCAAGACGATCATCGCCTACCGCACCGGCCTCGATCTGCGCACGCCGGCCGGAGAGACCGGGGGGTGGGACGCGGCTTCGCTCGCCGGCGCCTTCCGCGAGGCGCACGATGCCGCGGGGCGCGGACGGACCCGCCTCGCGTCAAAGCCGCTCCTCGACGCGCTCCTGTGGACGGCGCTCGAGATCGCCGCGGAGCGCGGCCTGCCGGTGCAGGTGCACACGGGCTTCGGGGACCGCGACCTCGACCTGCGCCTCGCCAACCCGCTGTGGCTACGCCCCGTCTTCGAGCATCCGCCGTTCCGGCCGATCACGTTCGTCCTGCTTCATACGTACCCGTACGTCCGCGAAGCGGCGTGGCTTACGCACGTCTATCCCAACGTCGCGATGGACCTGTCGCTGACGGTGCCGTTCGCCGCGCACGGGGCGGGCGACATGATCGTCGAAGCCCTGGGGCTCGCGCCGGCGTCCAAGGTGCTCCTCGCGACAGACGCGTTCTCGATCCCGGATTTGTTCTGGCTGGCCGGGCGGCACGCGCGCGAAGCGCTCGATGCGGCCCTGACGGCGATCCGATCCCGCGGGTACGCGCGCGGGGACGACGGCGACGCGATCGCCCGCCGTCTCTTATGGGAGAACGCCGTCGCGATCTACGGCGATCTGCGTCGGTCGCCGGGCGGCCCTAGCGGCCGAGGTACGCGCGCCTGA
- a CDS encoding ABC transporter ATP-binding protein — translation MADRPGNGTPLLEVAGVAAAYGQVRALWDVSFTVREGEIVTLLGANGAGKTTTMRVISGLLRPLTGDVRLSGRSIQRLRAPAIVEAGIIQIPEGRRLWPRMTVLENLELGAYLPESRARRAQTLEWVLSLFPRLAERRTQMAGTLSGGEQQMLAIGRGLMGRPRLLMLDEPSLGLAPILVKEVFRIVRQINAEGVTVLLVEQNVHQALELASRGYVLETGRVTRSGSAADLLRDPEIRRAYLGR, via the coding sequence ATGGCTGACCGGCCGGGGAACGGGACCCCGCTGCTCGAGGTCGCGGGTGTCGCGGCCGCCTACGGACAGGTGCGCGCGCTCTGGGACGTGTCGTTCACGGTGCGGGAAGGCGAGATCGTCACCCTGCTCGGGGCGAACGGAGCCGGCAAGACGACGACGATGCGCGTGATCTCGGGCCTCCTGCGGCCGCTGACCGGCGACGTCCGCCTGAGCGGCCGATCCATCCAGCGGCTGCGCGCGCCGGCAATCGTCGAGGCGGGCATCATTCAGATTCCGGAAGGCCGGCGGCTCTGGCCCCGCATGACGGTGCTCGAAAACCTGGAACTCGGCGCCTACCTGCCCGAGAGCCGCGCCCGCAGGGCCCAGACGCTCGAGTGGGTGCTGTCGCTGTTCCCGCGGCTCGCGGAGCGGCGCACGCAGATGGCCGGCACACTTTCGGGTGGCGAGCAGCAGATGCTCGCGATCGGCCGCGGCCTGATGGGCCGCCCGCGCCTGCTCATGCTGGACGAGCCGTCCCTCGGTCTCGCGCCGATCCTCGTTAAGGAAGTGTTCCGCATCGTGCGCCAGATCAACGCGGAGGGTGTGACGGTGCTGCTCGTCGAGCAGAACGTGCACCAAGCGCTCGAACTCGCCTCGCGCGGCTACGTCCTCGAGACCGGGCGCGTCACGCGATCCGGCTCGGCCGCGGACCTCCTCAGGGACCCGGAGATCAGGCGCGCGTACCTCGGCCGCTAG
- a CDS encoding ABC transporter ATP-binding protein gives MTAATHPPAWSHEPDAPASPLVLEGVTKRFGGLVAVDDISVAIEPGKITGLIGPNGAGKTTIFSVVSGKFAPTTGRITALGRDITGWSAHAVCRLGLCMTHQIVRPFPDLSVLDNVMVGAAFGGGARIAAHDARADARAVLEFAGLAARADQPASALTLAQRKRLEIARALATKPTVLLLDEVLAGLTPPEVAQALILVREICARGVTILMIEHVMHAVMNLSHRVLVLNYGRLIADGTPAEVTGNREVIEAYLGAGAEETLHG, from the coding sequence ATGACCGCCGCAACGCATCCGCCCGCTTGGTCCCACGAGCCGGACGCCCCCGCGAGCCCGCTCGTGCTGGAGGGCGTGACGAAGCGCTTCGGCGGGCTGGTGGCGGTCGACGACATCTCCGTGGCGATCGAGCCCGGAAAGATTACCGGCCTCATCGGTCCGAACGGCGCCGGGAAGACCACGATCTTCAGCGTGGTCAGCGGGAAGTTCGCGCCGACCACCGGCCGCATCACAGCGCTCGGGCGCGACATCACCGGTTGGTCGGCGCACGCCGTCTGCCGTCTCGGGTTGTGCATGACCCACCAGATCGTCCGGCCGTTTCCCGATCTCTCGGTGCTGGACAACGTCATGGTGGGCGCCGCCTTCGGCGGCGGCGCGCGCATCGCCGCGCACGACGCGCGCGCGGATGCGCGCGCGGTGCTCGAGTTCGCGGGGCTCGCGGCGCGGGCGGATCAGCCCGCGTCGGCGCTCACGCTCGCGCAGCGCAAGCGTCTCGAGATCGCGCGGGCGCTTGCGACGAAGCCCACCGTGCTCCTCCTCGACGAGGTGCTGGCCGGGCTGACGCCGCCGGAGGTCGCGCAGGCCCTGATCCTGGTCCGAGAAATCTGCGCCCGCGGCGTCACCATTCTCATGATCGAGCACGTCATGCACGCGGTGATGAACCTCTCGCACCGGGTGCTCGTGTTGAACTACGGCCGTCTGATCGCGGACGGCACCCCGGCCGAGGTTACCGGCAACCGCGAAGTGATCGAGGCCTACCTCGGTGCCGGAGCGGAGGAGACGCTGCATGGCTGA